The Equus quagga isolate Etosha38 chromosome 20, UCLA_HA_Equagga_1.0, whole genome shotgun sequence genomic interval AGCTCCACGTAGGAGGGCCGGTCCCCAGAGCGGATCTTCAAGAGCTGTAGGGAGAGAAAGGTTGGATGCCTGGATTGGGGGGGTGGCCAGTGGTTTCCAAcactctctccatcctctccGTGGGGGGAGGACAAGACTCCCTATTCCTCACCAGCCTTTGGATGCAGGCCCTCATTCTGCTTTAAGGGTGGGGCAAACAGCCCTCCTACCTGCATGGCCATCTGAGGGACACCcctgtccctccccacccagggccaCCAGCATAGCCATAGTGTAGGAAGGGGGCCCATGCTCTGCAGTCAGAAAGACCCATGTTCAAATCTCGGCTCTTTCACCTGCTGAGCAAGTGAAATAACATCTCCGAAcctcaagttcctcatctgtgaaatgggaacactTGTCTTGAAGGAATGAGAGTTGAGGTAACACCTATGaagggcctggcacagtgcttggcattgTTCAGAAAGCACTCGACAAACCATCGTGTGTGTACGTGCACGTGTGTGCGTGCCTGCGTGCAAGCAAAGTGCAGGGCCTGAGCTGGCTTGAGAGGGCGCCCGATGCTCCTGGTACAAACAGAGGCTTCTTGAATCTGAGCGGATTTCTTTTCCAACCTCAACCAGATATCCTGGGTCCTGGGGGAGGGCTAAGCCAGGGCCTGAGTAAGCTGGTAAGGGAGGAGGTGAGTGGGCTCAAACCCCGGGCGGGGGCTCAGGAAGGAGGGCACTGTGCTGGAGTCAGTTCCagtcctgtgaccttgggctgccCTCCTTCCCTCGCTGGGTGGCCCCCTGAGCAGGCCAGGGCATGAGGAGGGGACTCTCCCTACCTGCATGGTGACGTTGACCGTCTCCACGGGCGCACAGTGCAGGTTCTCATCACCACAGCAGCCAGTGCAGCGCAGCAGCGAGACGCAGGATGGGCTGAACATGTGCTCCACCTCGCTGGGGTACTCGGACACGATGTCCACCAACCTCTCCAGCGTCCGGCAGTAGCTGCGGCCCCACACTTCATGGAAGGGCACCACTACGAGGAGGCACAGACAGCTGGGTC includes:
- the PGF gene encoding placenta growth factor isoform X2 translates to MPAMRLFTCFLQLLAGLALPAVPPQQWALSAGNGSSEVEVVPFHEVWGRSYCRTLERLVDIVSEYPSEVEHMFSPSCVSLLRCTGCCGDENLHCAPVETVNVTMQLLKIRSGDRPSYVELTFSQHVRCECRPLREKMKPERCGNTVPRR